In Hirundo rustica isolate bHirRus1 chromosome 4, bHirRus1.pri.v3, whole genome shotgun sequence, a genomic segment contains:
- the LOC120751837 gene encoding uncharacterized protein LOC120751837 has translation MATDSEPGRRRCCGQDTPDVPKVPDSCGDSDGARRGSLCERHCAAINNAQGDLGDLGCHLHRPRVPPAASTPSCCQQHSEEVCESCVVKTTLTAENAVEANKLSNNYKFGFKKWKSHVTARPWEDRSEIVKELYSDLNVIRGSGGSTLTCGNVLYLLLFGWWLSLLYVLVAAVMFVTVMGAPYGQLCWHLAGYFLWPFGKVIQKVEVPKSHQACEAGAGESSALLGGPTPLRWRPRCRVCAGYWRGARTAAWLCLGYPVLALAHGLVCVAAWLLVVLIPAAKLSARAASRVLLLPPERVLVRRLRMTEVPLEGEVILCCYRAANPYYYKYAVDGINVFAVNLLPLVLVTLVLGYVDSPNRLTGSAVKFTLALLSIMPLSYYIGMAIASISAQSNFAVGAVVNATFGSITELTFYITALIKGSREGNRCYAEVVKSALTGTLVGCVLFVPGLCMVIGGIRHQEQRFNSRSAGVSSALLFLSVGGVFAPTLFSKVYGKLVCGECHNVTQNPLGHYLCHNCHFDLMDNNGTLYYSHVQPLVYTVSILLPAAYLIGLFFTLKTHTHIYDIHVSDCHMPGHHHSAVVHWSRWRALVILLLSTLCMSACADLATEHISPILTNSTISQYFIGVTVLAMVPELPEIVNGIQFALQNNLSLSIEIGNCIAVQVCMLQIPILVLFTIFYPTNFTLVFSDLHVYASMFSVVLMNYIFMDGKCDYFQGTVLVMVYFILLAVYFFAPSPSGC, from the exons ATGGCCACCGACAGCgagcccggccgccgccgctgctgcgGGCAGGACACGCCCG ATGTCCCCAAGGTCCCGGATTCCTGCGGTGACAGCGACGGCGCCCGCCGGGGCTCCCTGTGCGAGCGGCACTGCGCTGCCATCAACAACGCGCAGGGCGACCTGGGGGACCTGGGCTGTCACCTGCAccgtccccgtgtccccccag CCGCGTCCACCCcgtcctgctgccagcagcactcgGAGGAGGTGTGCGAGAGCTGCGTGGTGAAAACCACCCTGACGGCCGAGAACGCCGTGGAGGCCAACAAGCTCTCCAACAACTACAAG TTTGGCTTCAAGAAGTGGAAGAGCCACGTGACGGCGCGGCCCTGGGAGGACCGATCGGAGATTGTCAAGGAGCTCTACTCCGACCTCAACGTCATCCGAGGCTCTGGAG GGTCCACGCTGACGTGTGGGAACGTCCTTTACCTGCTGCTCTTCGGCTGGTGGCTCTCGCTCCTCTACGTCCTCGTGGCTGCCGTGATGTTCGTCACCGTCATGGGGGCTCCTTACG ggcagctctgctggcacctgGCCGGGTATTTCCTCTGGCCCTTCGGCAAAGTGATCCAGAAAGTGGAG gtcCCCAAATCCCATCAGGCGTGCGAGGCCGGCGCCGGGGAGAGCTCAGCGCTGCTCGGGGGTCCCACGCCGCTCCGCTGGCGCCCGCGCTGCCGGGTGTGCGCCGGATACTGG CGCGGCGCCCGCACCGCggcctggctgtgcctgggctACCCGGTGCTGGCGCTGGCCCACGGGCTGGTGTGTGTCGCCGCGTGGCTCCTGGTCGTCCTCATCCCCGCGGCCAAGCTGAGCGCCCGCGCCGCCTCCCgcgtgctgctgctgccccccgAGCGGGTGCTCGTCCGGCGCCTGAGGATG ACGGAGGTGCCTCTGGAGGGAGAGGTGATCCTCTGCTGCTACCGCGCCGCCAACCCCTACTACTACAAATACGCCGTGGACGGCATCAACGTCTTTGCCGTCA ACCTGCTGCCGCTGGTGCTGGTGACGCTGGTGCTGGGCTACGTGGACAGCCCCAACCGCCTGACGGGCTCTGCCGTCAAGTTcaccctggccctgctctccaTCATGCCGCTCTCCTACTACATCGGCATGGCCATCGCCAG catCTCGGCCCAGAGCAACTTTGCGGTGGGGGCGGTGGTGAACGCCACGTTCGGCTCCATCACCGAGCTCACCTTCTACATCACCGCCCTCATCAAGGGCTCGCGTGAGGGCAACCGCTGCTACGCCGAGGTGGTCAAGTCGGCGTTGACGGGGACGCTGGTGGGCTGTGTCCTCTTCGTGCCG GGTCTGTGCATGGTGATCGGGGGCATCCGGCACCAGGAGCAGCGGTTCAACAGCCGCTCCGCGGGCGTCAGCTCGGCCCTgctcttcctctctgtgggag GTGTCTTTGCCCCAACGCTCTTCTCCAAGGTCTACGGGAAGCTGGTCTGCGGCGAGTGTCACAACGTCACCCAGAACCCGCTGGGCCACTACCTCTGCCACAACTGTCACTTTGACCTG ATGGACAACAACGGCACCCTCTACTACAGCCACGTGCA ACCCCTGGTGTACACGgtgtccatcctgctccctgctgcctaCCTCATCGGGCTCTTCTTCACCCTCAAAACGCACACGCACATCTACGACATCCACGTCAGCGACTGTCACA TGCCCGGCCACCACCACAGCGCCGTGGTCCACTGGTCCCGCTGGCGGGCCCTGGtcatcctcctgctctccacGCTCTGCATGTCGGCCTGCGCCGACCTGGCCACGGAGCACATCAGCCCCATCCTCACCAACTCCACCATCTCACAG TATTTCATCGGTGTCACCGTGCTGGCAATGGTGCCCGAGCTGCCGGAGATTGTCAACGGCATCCAGTTCGCCCTGCAGAACAACCTGAGCTTGAG caTCGAGATCGGGAACTGCATTGCGGTGCAGGTCTGCATGCTCCAGATCCCCATCCTGGTGCTCTTCACCATCTTCTAC CCGACCAACTTCACGCTCGTCTTCAGCGACCTCCACGTCTACGCCAGCATGTTCAGCGTGGTGCTCATGAACTACATCTTCATGGATGGCAAATGTGACTATTTCCAAG GCACGGTGCTGGTGATGGTTTACTTCATCCTCCTGGCTGTGTATTTCTTCGCCCCCTCGCCCAGCGGCTGCTGA
- the TMEM209 gene encoding transmembrane protein 209 has product MTPNKSPDTSLIDLAVKMRKQAETRKVVLAWGLLNISVAGMIYTEMTGKLLSTYYNISCFPLWYIEFALAALFSLNALFDFWRYFTYTAAPTSLVSSPSQQIMGWLRKAAVQITPPREAAAKRVLSLPPSPPIQGQCVLSYSPSRSPSASPKFSGGCLSGYSPQLQALAGASPSHSPSVAYSPSSSYSKVSSFGHSPNGSPYSMSVGPVEGGGVRAHYRFSPIRYNNSTYKDDCITDVRSLDTFLRSEEEKQHRVQLGSSDSSSPSSSPTFWNYSRSMADHAQILRKFQYQLACRSQAPSAHKDEADLSSKQAAEEVWARVTMNRQLLDHMDSWTAKFRNWINDTILVPLVEEMESVSTQLRRMGCPELQIGEASISSLKQAALVKAPLIPTLNALVQYLDLTPNQEYLVERIRELSQGGCMSSFRWNGGGDFKGRKWDTDLPTDSSILMHVFCTYLDSRLPPHPKYPDGKTFTSQHFIQSPDKPDTSNENVFCIYQSSINPPHYELIYECNVYSLPKGRNNMFHTLLMFLYIIKTKESGMLGRVNLGLSGVNVLWIFGE; this is encoded by the exons ATGACGCCGAATAAGAGTCCGGACACTTCCCTCATCGACCTGGCTGTGAAGATGAGGAAACAGGCTGAGACCAGGAAGGTGGTGCTGGCCTGGGGACTCCTCAACATATCGGTAGCAGGCATGATCTACACCGAAAT GACCGGGAAGCTCCTAAGCACATACTACAACATCAGCTGCTTTCCACTCTGGTACATTG AATTTGCCCTGGCGGCCCTGTTCAGCCTCAATGCCCTGTTTGATTTCTGGAGGTACTTCACCTACACAGCAGCACCGACCAGCCTGGTCAGCAGTCCCAGCCAGCAGATCATGGGCTGGCTGCGCAAGGCAG CTGTCCAAATCACCCCTCCCCGGGAGGCGGCCGCCAAGCGGGTGCTGTCCCTGCCGCCGTCGCCGCCCATCCAGGGCCAGTGCGTGCTCAGCTACAGCCCCTCGCGCTCGCCCAGCGCCAGCCCCAAGTTCTCCGGGGGCTGCCTGAGCGGCTACAGCCcccagctgcaggctctggcAGGGGCCAGCCCCTCTCACAGCCCCTCCGTCGCTTactcacccagcagcagctaCAGCAAG GTTTCCAGCTTCGGCCACTCTCCCAATGGATCTCCCTACTCCATGAGCGTGGGGCCTGTGGAGGGCGGTGGGGTGAGGGCTCACTACCGCTTCTCCCCCATCCGCTACAATAACTCCACCTACAAAGACGACTGCATAACGGACGTCAGATCCCTGGACACCTTCCTGAGGAGCGAGGAGGAGAAACAGCACCGCGTCCAGTTAG GCAGCTCGGATTCCAGCTCTCCCTCCAGCAGCCCAACGTTTTGGAACTACAGCCGCTCTATGGCAGACCACGCGCAGATCCTGAGGAAGTTCCAGTATCAGCTGGCCTGCAGGTCCCAGGCTCCTTCTGCACACAAGGATGAAGCTGATCTGAGCTCCAaacaggctgcagaggag GTTTGGGCACGGGTGACAATGAACCGGCAGCTCCTGGATCACATGGATTCCTGGACAGCGAAATTCAGGAAT tgGATCAATGACACCATCCTGGTGCCGCTGGTGGAAGAGATGGAATCTGTGAGCACTCAGCTGAGGAGGATGGGCTGTCCGGAGCTGCAGATTGGAG AAGCCAGCATCAGCAGCCTGAAGCAGGCGGCGCTGGTGAAAGCTCCGCTCATCCCCACGCTCAACGCTCTGGTGCAGTACTTGGATCTCACCCCGAACCAGGAGTACCTGGTGGAAAGGATCAGAG AACTTTCCCAGGGAGGATGCATGAGCTCCTTCCGATGGAACGGAGGAGGGGATTTCAAGGGCCGGAAATGGGACACGGATCTTCCCACCGACTCCTCG ATCCTGATGCACGTGTTCTGCACTTACCTGGACTCCAGGCTCCCTCCTCACCCCAAATACCCCGACGGCAAAACCTTCACTTCCCAACACTTCATCCAGAGCCCGGATAAACCAG ACACTTCAAACGAAAACGTCTTCTGCATCTACCAGAGCAGCATCAACCCCCCGCACTACGAGCTGATCTACGAGTGCAACGTCTACAGCTTGCCCAAG GGCAGGAACAACATGTTCCACACCTTGCTGATGTTCCTGTACATCATCAAGACGAAGGAATCTGGGATGCTGGG GCGTGTAAATCTGGGTTTATCGGGAGTCAACGTCCTGTGGATCTTCGGGGAATAA
- the LOC120751953 gene encoding carboxypeptidase A2-like: protein MKLILIFGALIGASLCLETFVGHQVLRIKTKNEEEVKQLQLLESLEHLELDFWINPSAPALPVDVRIPAASVQSVKAFLESQGIEYSILIEDLQDILDKEKQDMAESAQRQRSSSFDFGAYHTLDDINKELDHLASEYSFVEKIQIGESYEKRPMYVLKFSTGGSNRPAIWLDAGIHSREWVTQASALWIANKIASDYGTDDSITSLLNKMDLFLLPVANPDGFVYTHTSNRMWRKTRSRIPGSICVGVDPNRNWDAGFGGPGASKNPCSDSYHGPSANSEVEVKSVVDFIKNHGNFKAFLTLHSYSQLLMYPYGYKCTRPDDYAELESLGRAAASSIRSLYGTTFQVGTICKTIYQASGGSIDWSYDNGIKYSFAFELRDTGRYGFLLPANQIIPAAKETWLGLKKIMEHVRDKSA, encoded by the exons ATGAAGCTGATTTTGATTTTCGGCGCCCTCATCGGGGCTTCCCTGTGCCTGGAAACCTTTGTTGG GCACCAGGTGCTCCGGATCAAGACCAAAAATGAGGAGGAGGTcaagcagctgcagcttttggaATCGCTGGAACACCTGGAG cTGGATTTCTGGATCAacccctctgcccctgccctccccgtGGATGTGAGAATTCCTGCTGCCAGTGTCCAGTCGGTGAAAGCCTTCCTGGAATCCCAGGGGATTGAGTATTCCATCCTGATCGAAGACCTGCAG GATATTCTGgataaagaaaagcaagacaTGGCCGAGAGCGCCCAAAGGCAGCGCAGCAGCAGCTTCGACTTTGGTGCTTACCACACTCTGGATGAC ATCAACAAAGAGCTGGACCATCTTGCATCTGAGTACAGCTTTGTGGAAAAGATCCAGATCGGGGAATCCTACGAGAAGCGTCCTATGTACGTCCTGAAG TTCAGCACCGGAGGCTCCAACCGCCCGGCCATCTGGCTCGACGCCGGCATCCATTCCCGCGAGTGGGTCACGCAGGCCAGCGCCCTGTGGATCGCCAACAAG ATTGCCTCTGACTACGGGACCGATGAttccatcacctccctgctgAACAAGATGGATCTTTTCCTGCTGCCGGTCGCCAACCCCGATGGATTTGTGTACACTCACACCTCG AATCGCATGTGGAGGAAAACCCGCTCCAGGATTCCCGGCAGCATCTGCGTGGGAGTTGATCCCAACAGGAACTGGGATGCAGGTTTTGGAG GTCCTGGAGCCAGTAAAAACCCCTGCTCCGACTCCTACCACGGGCCCAGCGCCAACTCCGAGGTGGAAGTGAAATCTGTTGTGGACTTCATCAAGAATCACGGAAACTTCAAGGCCTTCCTGACCCTCCACAGTTATTCCCAGCTCCTGATGTACCCCTATGGATACAAGTGCACCAGGCCAGACGATTATGCCGAGCTG GAATCTCTGGGAAGAGCTGCCGCCAGTTCCATCCGCTCCCTCTACGGCACCACCTTTCAAGTGGGCACCATTTGCAAAACCATCT ACCAAGCCAGTGGAGGCAGCATTGACTGGAGCTACGACAACGGGATCAAATATTCCTTCGCCTTCGAGCTGAGGGACACCGGGCGCTACGGCTTCCTGCTGCCCGCCAACCAGatcatccctgctgccaaggaGACCTGGCTGGGCCTGAAGAAAATCATGGAGCACGTGAGGGACAAGTCTGcctga